In Lemur catta isolate mLemCat1 chromosome 18, mLemCat1.pri, whole genome shotgun sequence, a genomic segment contains:
- the AMIGO3 gene encoding amphoterin-induced protein 3 — protein sequence MAWLVLLGTLLCMPRGGLGFRDSEGFPPPAPHSCPHKCVCAADLVSCAGLGLQDVPTVLPAAAADLDLSHNALQRLRPGWLTPLSRLRDLRLGHNELDVLGRGVFTNASGLRLLDLSSNALRALGRHDLDGLGALERLFLFNNRLAHLDEHAFHGLSALSHLYLGCNELVSFSFDHLHGLGATHLRTLDLSSNRLGRISVPELAALPAFLKNGLYLHNNPLPCDCRLYHLLQRWHQRGLSAMRDFAREYTCLAFNVPMSRVRFFEHTRVFENCSAAPALGLERPEEQLHAQAGRSLRLYCNTSAPAVRIAWVSPENELLVAPGSRDGSIAVLADGSLAIGNVQQRHAGVFVCLATGPRLHHNQTHEYNVSVHLSRPEPEAFNTGFTTLLGCAVGLVLVLLYLFAPPCRGCCRCCRRACRCRRWPRTPSPLQELSAQSSVLSATPPEAPSRKASVHKHVVFLEPGRRGLSGRVQLAVAEDFDLCNPVGLRLKAGSESASSTGSEGLVMT from the coding sequence ATGGCCTGGCTGGTGCTGCTGGGCACACTGCTGTGCATGCCGCGGGGTGGGTTAGGCTTCCGGGACTCGGAGGGCTTCCCGCCCCCTGCGCCCCACAGCTGTCCCCACAAATGCGTCTGCGCTGCCGACCTGGTGAGCTGCGCAGGCCTTGGGTTGCAGGACGTGCCTACCGTGTTACCTGCCGCTGCTGCAGACCTCGACCTGAGCCACAACGCGCTCCAGCGCCTGCGCCCCGGCTGGTTGACGCCCCTCTCCCGGCTGCGCGACCTACGCCTAGGCCACAACGAGCTCGATGTACTGGGTCGCGGCGTCTTCACCAATGCCAGCGGCCTGAGGCTGCTCGATCTATCATCTAATGCCTTGCGAGCGCTTGGCCGCCACGACCTCGACGGCCTGGGGGCGCTGGAGAGGCTGTTTCTTTTCAACAATCGCCTTGCGCACTTGGACGAGCATGCCTTCCACGGCCTGAGCGCGCTCAGCCATCTCTACCTGGGCTGCAACGAACTCGTGTCCTTCTCTTTCGACCACCTGCACGGTCTGGGTGCCACCCACCTGCGTACTCTGGACCTCTCCTCCAATCGGCTGGGACGCATCTCTGTACCAGAGCTGGCCGCACTGCCAGCCTTCCTCAAGAATGGCCTCTACTTGCACAACAACCCGCTGCCCTGCGACTGCCGCCTTTACCACCTGCTGCAGCGCTGGCACCAGCGGGGCCTAAGCGCCATGCGCGACTTCGCGCGTGAGTACACGTGCCTGGCCTTCAATGTACCCATGTCCCGCGTGCGCTTCTTCGAGCACACCCGTGTCTTCGAGAACTGCTCTGCTGCCCCAGCTCTTGGCCTAGAGCGGCCAGAAGAGCAGCTGCACGCGCAGGCGGGTCGGTCCCTGAGGCTATACTGCAACACCAGCGCCCCGGCCGTGCGCATCGCCTGGGTTTCGCCGGAGAATGAGCTGCTCGTGGCGCCAGGATCCCGCGACGGTAGCATCGCGGTGCTGGCAGACGGCAGTTTGGCCATAGGCAACGTGCAGCAGCGGCATGCGGGTGTCTTCGTGTGCCTGGCCACCGGGCCCCGCCTGCACCACAACCAGACACACGAGTACAACGTGAGCGTGCACCTCTCGCGCCCCGAGCCAGAGGCCTTCAATACGGGCTTCACCACGCTTCTGGGCTGCGCGGTGGGCCTGGTGCTAGTGCTGCTCTACCTGTTCGCACCGCCCTGCCGgggctgctgccgctgctgccgtCGTgcctgccgctgccgccgctggCCCCGAACCCCCAGCCCGCTCCAGGAGCTGAGCGCGCAGTCCTCCGTACTCAGCGCCACCCCGCCAGAGGCACCCAGCCGCAAGGCCAGTGTCCACAAGCACGTGGTCTTTCTGGAGCCAGGCAGGAGGGGCCTCAGTGGGCGCGTGCAGCTGGCGGTAGCTGAGGACTTCGATCTCTGCAACCCCGTGGGCCTGCGGCTCAAGGCTGGCTCCGAGTCTGCTAGCTCCACAGGCTCGGAGGGTCTCGTGATGACCTAG